In Candidatus Methylopumilus universalis, one DNA window encodes the following:
- a CDS encoding leucyl aminopeptidase, producing MKFSIKTDLPEKQRSDVLVLGVYDSLKVAYDKPILSTSTISYLASILKHGDMSGKAGSSLILYNVPGTKIPKILLIGLGKEKELDGKKYRAAVRSMIDALKKMDVKTIASYIQIAPVIGSDIAWNVEHFINEVMDATYEFAELKTINKKTKKTFDFLVNVDKRNQKIAEGALKKSFALAKGIELTKTLGNLPPNICTPTYLGKKAQEIGKEHGMKIDVLDQKQIEKLKMGSFLGVAKGSRQPPKFIVLQHNKGKKTQKPIVLVGKGITFDAGGISIKPAGDMDEMKYDMCGAASVLGTFKTIGLLNLPMNVIGIIPTCENLPDGLALKPGDILTSMSGQTIEVLNTDAEGRLILCDALTFAERFNPEVVIDIATLTGACVIALGHHASGLYSNDDKLAKDLESAGQISMDRAWRMPLWEDYQSQLDSNFADMANIGGRAGGSITAACFLSRFAKKYKWAHLDIAGTAWKSGKAKGATGRPVGLLTQYILNKTY from the coding sequence ATGAAATTTAGCATAAAAACAGACCTCCCGGAGAAACAACGCTCAGATGTATTAGTTCTCGGAGTTTACGACTCACTTAAGGTTGCATATGACAAACCAATTTTAAGCACATCCACAATTAGTTATCTTGCTTCTATTTTGAAACATGGGGATATGAGTGGTAAGGCTGGCTCTTCTCTTATTTTATATAATGTTCCTGGAACAAAAATCCCAAAAATACTTTTAATAGGTCTAGGCAAGGAAAAAGAGCTGGATGGAAAAAAATATCGTGCCGCAGTGAGATCTATGATTGATGCTCTTAAGAAAATGGACGTTAAAACAATTGCATCTTACATACAAATTGCTCCAGTTATAGGAAGTGATATTGCGTGGAATGTTGAGCACTTTATAAATGAAGTTATGGATGCGACTTATGAATTCGCTGAGCTAAAAACAATCAATAAAAAAACTAAAAAAACTTTTGATTTTCTGGTGAATGTAGATAAGAGAAATCAAAAAATTGCTGAAGGAGCATTAAAGAAATCATTTGCGTTAGCAAAAGGGATTGAGCTTACAAAAACACTTGGCAATCTACCGCCTAATATATGTACACCAACTTATTTGGGAAAAAAAGCCCAGGAAATTGGAAAAGAACATGGCATGAAGATTGATGTTTTAGATCAAAAACAAATTGAAAAATTAAAAATGGGTTCTTTTCTTGGTGTAGCTAAAGGTAGCAGACAGCCACCAAAATTTATTGTGCTTCAGCATAATAAAGGTAAAAAAACACAAAAGCCTATTGTTTTGGTAGGTAAGGGAATTACCTTCGATGCAGGTGGCATATCAATTAAGCCTGCAGGTGATATGGATGAAATGAAATACGATATGTGTGGAGCAGCAAGTGTTCTTGGCACCTTTAAGACGATTGGCTTATTAAATCTCCCCATGAATGTTATCGGAATAATTCCAACGTGTGAGAATTTACCTGATGGTTTAGCTTTGAAACCCGGAGATATTTTAACCAGCATGTCAGGCCAAACAATTGAAGTATTAAATACTGACGCTGAAGGAAGATTGATCTTATGCGATGCATTAACTTTCGCAGAGAGATTTAATCCAGAGGTTGTAATTGATATTGCAACGCTCACCGGGGCATGCGTGATTGCTCTTGGACATCACGCTTCAGGCTTGTATAGCAATGACGATAAGTTAGCAAAAGATCTTGAATCAGCAGGCCAAATATCTATGGATCGTGCATGGCGTATGCCGTTGTGGGAAGATTATCAATCACAACTGGATAGTAACTTTGCTGATATGGCTAATATTGGCGGAAGAGCAGGAGGTAGCATTACTGCGGCTTGTTTCTTATCTAGATTTGCAAAAAAATATAAATGGGCTCATTTGGATATCGCAGGCACTGCATGGAAATCCGGAAAAGCTAAAGGAGCCACAGGAAGGCCAGTTGGATTATTAACTCAATATATTTTAAATAAAACATATTAA